A window of the Paenibacillus woosongensis genome harbors these coding sequences:
- a CDS encoding Dps family protein — translation MAKADSKSASKASKTSLEQVLNEQVANLNVLYVKIHNYHWYVKGENFFTLHVKFEELYNDVTEKMDAIAERLLTIKGSPAATMKEYLEIATIQEASGKEDERAMVQALVEDFATLSESFQEGIELADKEGDEATADLLTGFKGDLEKQMWMLRTYLG, via the coding sequence ATGGCTAAAGCTGATTCCAAGTCTGCAAGCAAGGCGAGCAAAACAAGTTTGGAGCAGGTTTTAAACGAGCAGGTCGCCAACCTGAACGTGCTGTATGTTAAGATACACAACTATCATTGGTATGTGAAGGGGGAAAACTTCTTCACGCTGCATGTCAAATTCGAGGAGCTCTACAATGACGTTACGGAAAAAATGGACGCCATAGCCGAGCGCCTGCTGACGATTAAAGGTAGCCCGGCTGCAACAATGAAGGAGTATCTGGAAATTGCCACGATTCAAGAGGCTTCCGGCAAGGAAGACGAACGCGCCATGGTTCAGGCACTGGTTGAGGACTTCGCTACCTTGTCCGAGTCGTTCCAGGAAGGCATTGAACTGGCCGACAAAGAAGGCGATGAAGCGACAGCTGATTTGCTGACCGGCTTCAAAGGCGATTTGGAGAAGCAGATGTGGATGCTTCGCACGTATTTAGGATAA
- a CDS encoding PhzF family phenazine biosynthesis protein — MAQDVHTYRVFTDDASQGNAAAVIEYDGWSDAELLELARRSGAPVTVFVQFGSAQERDAVLRYFSTEKEMTFCGHGTLAAGAYMMQQCQFDRLQVITGSGTPIVITKSPQGHYYFKTERVRRLDMIPDRIEIAHMLGVEPGVIISDHAPFGAASIGSPKLLVPLCHLTDLDAMAPKFEEIKEWSRKHRVNGVYAYAFQQTKEEAKDAGALYVHARGFNPLFGIPEDAATGVAAGALGDLLFQEGGPSKYVFVQGKHVGAESEIRVMVAAESVEIGGSVLKL, encoded by the coding sequence ATGGCGCAGGATGTCCATACATACAGGGTATTTACTGATGATGCCAGCCAGGGAAATGCGGCTGCCGTTATCGAGTACGATGGCTGGTCGGATGCAGAACTACTTGAATTAGCGAGGCGTTCCGGTGCGCCTGTTACGGTGTTCGTGCAGTTTGGCAGCGCCCAGGAGCGGGACGCTGTCTTGCGGTATTTTTCCACTGAGAAGGAAATGACGTTTTGCGGACACGGGACACTGGCAGCCGGCGCCTATATGATGCAGCAATGCCAATTTGATCGTTTGCAAGTCATTACCGGGTCGGGGACGCCTATCGTCATAACAAAATCTCCCCAGGGCCATTATTATTTTAAGACTGAACGGGTACGCCGTCTGGATATGATACCGGACCGGATCGAAATAGCTCATATGCTTGGGGTGGAACCTGGCGTTATTATTTCTGATCATGCGCCTTTTGGTGCCGCCAGCATCGGCTCTCCCAAATTGCTGGTTCCGCTTTGTCATTTAACGGATCTGGATGCAATGGCCCCTAAGTTCGAGGAGATCAAGGAATGGAGCCGGAAGCACCGTGTAAACGGAGTCTATGCATATGCCTTTCAGCAAACGAAAGAGGAGGCGAAGGACGCGGGGGCTCTGTATGTCCACGCCCGCGGCTTTAATCCGTTGTTTGGCATTCCGGAGGATGCTGCCACTGGCGTAGCAGCCGGGGCGCTTGGCGATCTTTTGTTTCAGGAGGGAGGGCCGTCAAAATATGTTTTCGTACAGGGCAAGCATGTTGGCGCCGAAAGCGAAATCCGCGTCATGGTCGCGGCCGAAAGTGTGGAAATTGGCG